A genome region from Desulfobotulus pelophilus includes the following:
- a CDS encoding putative bifunctional diguanylate cyclase/phosphodiesterase produces MNDQPRLLPSDELIFIEEDTDSHPSHREATDTGPPWQILVVDDDGDVHRATELALRDLQIENRPLQLLHAHSGEEACRMVEASPNLAVILLDVVMESDDAGLRVVHHVREKIGRKALRIILRTGQPGYAPELETIRSYDINDYKTKSELTRVRLFTSLTTAVRAYTQMRSHEDMRRGLEMVVRASTELNKLNGMQLFAEGVVAQLCALLQMEPEGLICAQEGAGENKEPARIIAAAGNFRHLMHQPLETLNMPHVQKALEHCLRERKNIFEHDLLLYFATEKGRGLAAFVEVRRTLESTEMDLLEVFCSSMAVGFDNVMLYERLVDQAYLDPMLRIPNLNRLLEVLEQPELERKRTTLALLDIDDFSAINDTLGHEMGDAVLHAIARRLENGMQGSLIARLGSDLFALLGPSREISPEKLQDLFTGNFEVMGQHVRISATMGLVRLTQDTGPGSRLLKDAHVALKQAKLRQKGTALYFSESMGQDVRERMRLLISLREAFNTQLLFLVYQPKISLQTGLASGMEALLRWRMPDGSFVPPDRFIPLAEQSGLMIALGTFVLRTACQQLYRLMDAGFTDLIMAINISQAQLREQDFIPILQSAIEDAGVPAEQVELEITESMAAEDLMRIRTLLDAIRSMGVKVAIDDFGTGFSSLSVLRHLHTQRLKIDRSFVHEILEDDSIARMVIGLGHSLGMSITAEGVETEAQRQALFSLGCDEGQGWLFARPMEEPALLEWLQGTEKGKPSL; encoded by the coding sequence ATGAATGATCAGCCAAGGCTCTTACCCTCCGATGAACTTATCTTCATAGAAGAAGATACGGACTCCCACCCTTCCCACAGGGAGGCCACGGACACCGGTCCGCCCTGGCAGATTCTTGTGGTGGATGATGACGGGGATGTTCATCGGGCTACGGAACTGGCCCTCCGGGATCTTCAGATTGAAAACCGGCCCCTGCAGCTTCTCCATGCCCATTCCGGAGAAGAAGCCTGTCGCATGGTGGAAGCCAGCCCCAACCTTGCTGTCATCCTGCTGGATGTGGTCATGGAATCCGATGATGCAGGACTCAGGGTCGTCCATCATGTCCGCGAAAAGATCGGCCGGAAAGCCCTGCGGATTATCCTCCGTACCGGCCAGCCCGGCTATGCGCCCGAACTGGAAACCATACGCAGTTATGATATCAACGACTACAAAACCAAATCCGAACTCACCCGTGTACGCCTTTTCACCAGCCTCACCACTGCGGTGAGGGCCTATACACAGATGCGCAGCCATGAGGATATGCGGCGTGGCCTTGAAATGGTGGTCAGGGCCAGCACGGAGCTGAACAAGCTGAATGGGATGCAGCTTTTTGCCGAAGGCGTGGTGGCCCAGCTCTGCGCCCTTCTGCAAATGGAACCGGAAGGGCTGATCTGTGCTCAGGAGGGTGCGGGGGAAAACAAAGAACCCGCCCGCATCATTGCCGCAGCCGGTAACTTTCGTCATCTGATGCATCAGCCCCTTGAAACTCTGAATATGCCCCATGTCCAGAAAGCTCTGGAACATTGCCTCAGGGAACGAAAAAACATTTTTGAACACGACCTGCTTTTATATTTTGCTACGGAAAAAGGACGGGGACTGGCGGCGTTTGTGGAAGTTCGGCGTACGCTTGAATCCACAGAAATGGATCTTCTGGAGGTTTTCTGCTCCAGTATGGCTGTGGGCTTTGACAATGTCATGCTCTATGAGAGACTGGTGGATCAGGCTTATCTGGACCCCATGCTCCGCATCCCCAACCTGAACCGCCTTCTGGAAGTTCTTGAACAACCAGAACTGGAAAGAAAAAGAACTACGCTGGCACTTCTGGATATTGATGATTTTTCCGCTATCAATGACACCCTTGGCCATGAAATGGGCGATGCGGTGCTCCATGCCATTGCCCGGAGGCTGGAAAACGGTATGCAGGGAAGCCTCATTGCCCGGCTGGGCAGCGATCTCTTCGCCCTGTTGGGGCCTTCACGGGAAATCAGTCCGGAAAAACTGCAGGATCTTTTTACCGGCAACTTTGAGGTTATGGGCCAGCATGTCCGTATATCCGCCACCATGGGACTGGTACGGCTGACCCAGGATACCGGCCCCGGATCCCGTCTGCTCAAGGATGCCCATGTGGCCCTCAAGCAGGCCAAACTGCGCCAGAAGGGAACGGCCCTGTACTTTTCCGAATCCATGGGCCAAGACGTACGGGAGCGCATGCGTCTTCTCATCAGCCTCAGGGAAGCTTTCAATACCCAGCTCCTTTTTCTTGTCTATCAACCGAAAATCAGTCTGCAAACCGGCCTCGCCAGCGGTATGGAAGCCCTGCTCCGCTGGCGAATGCCCGATGGCAGCTTTGTGCCGCCGGACCGCTTCATTCCGCTGGCCGAACAGTCCGGCCTCATGATAGCACTGGGAACCTTTGTGCTGCGTACAGCCTGCCAGCAGCTTTACCGCCTGATGGATGCAGGTTTCACAGACCTTATCATGGCCATCAATATATCTCAGGCACAGCTCAGGGAACAGGACTTCATACCCATACTGCAGAGTGCCATTGAGGATGCGGGCGTACCCGCCGAACAGGTGGAGCTGGAAATTACCGAATCCATGGCAGCAGAAGATCTTATGCGAATCCGCACCCTGCTGGATGCCATCCGGAGCATGGGAGTGAAGGTGGCCATAGACGATTTCGGCACAGGGTTCTCCTCCCTGAGCGTTCTGCGCCACCTCCATACCCAGCGTCTGAAAATTGACCGCAGTTTTGTGCATGAAATCCTGGAAGATGACAGCATAGCCCGCATGGTGATAGGCCTGGGTCACAGCCTCGGCATGAGCATCACCGCCGAAGGCGTGGAAACCGAAGCCCAGCGTCAGGCTCTCTTCTCCCTTGGCTGTGATGAAGGCCAGGGCTGGCTCTTTGCCCGTCCCATGGAAGAGCCAGCCCTGCTGGAGTGGTTACAGGGCACAGAGAAAGGGAAACCCTCCCTTTGA
- a CDS encoding PAS domain-containing sensor histidine kinase, whose product MTVPDSVLSSPNHANSPSGSLQEMHTLFLHAPIPMSCTILDDRGKPARTLWNHTWHKLFGYPADSVQDLCAPAFHFWKDEDAYNRFLHQTTLSGEIHNTEAYLLSYDGSQRVVIVSGRMIRLENQVLLIKSYMDITRQREVETELLVFREMVERANDAMVLVEDDRIIECNPATLRLFGLSRDEIIGIHPGRLSPDLQEDGSPSLLEADQLMAAAMAGEARQFLWRHQRSDGTLFIAEVTLNPAKDMPLSGSEKRRRFVGVLRDVTLAQKANRALLQSEMRFRELFELAPVPLCLLATDGRITAINRRWTQLLGYTLEDIPHIRDWWEKAYPDPDYRKKAMALWHKGMDHLATTGEELRPTELTICCRNKESRNLLVGGAMVGEDLMISFYDVTEQRKAQQALESLNTSLESRVEERTMALRTALENLRLTQTELVRSEKLAGLGSLVAGVAHELNTPIGNAVMVASTLKDLTRQFQTACAEGLKRSVLEHFINRWQEAGEIIERNLFRAAELIAGFKQVAVDQSSYQRRTFELGEVLHELRLTLSPTLKRNRVELKDDADPGIYMDSYPGPLTQVLMNIVNNAVIHAFEGGAEGRVRIEGRAIDSDNVRIRVTDNGCGIQPENLTRIFDPFFTTRLGKGGSGLGLHIVYSLVSELLGGSVRMESTPGRGSTLIMDLPLHAPGHPQQENQGSGSITADTRGHHE is encoded by the coding sequence ATGACAGTTCCGGATTCCGTTTTATCCAGCCCGAACCATGCCAACTCTCCATCCGGCAGCCTCCAGGAAATGCATACCCTTTTTCTCCACGCACCCATTCCCATGTCCTGCACCATACTGGACGACAGGGGAAAACCCGCCAGAACCCTCTGGAACCATACCTGGCACAAACTTTTCGGTTATCCGGCAGACAGCGTACAGGATCTGTGTGCTCCTGCCTTTCACTTCTGGAAAGACGAAGATGCCTACAACCGGTTTCTGCACCAGACAACACTATCCGGAGAGATCCACAACACGGAGGCATACCTGCTCTCCTATGATGGCAGCCAGAGGGTTGTCATTGTCTCCGGCCGCATGATCCGCCTGGAAAATCAGGTTCTTCTCATCAAAAGCTACATGGACATCACCCGCCAGCGCGAAGTGGAAACGGAACTTCTTGTTTTCCGGGAAATGGTGGAAAGGGCCAACGATGCCATGGTGCTGGTGGAAGACGACCGCATCATTGAATGCAATCCCGCAACCCTTCGCCTTTTCGGCCTGAGCCGTGACGAAATCATCGGCATCCATCCGGGCAGACTTTCCCCGGATCTTCAGGAAGATGGCAGTCCTTCTCTGCTGGAAGCGGACCAGCTCATGGCGGCGGCCATGGCCGGAGAAGCCCGCCAGTTCCTGTGGCGGCATCAACGCTCCGACGGAACACTTTTTATAGCAGAAGTCACGCTCAACCCGGCTAAAGACATGCCCCTGTCCGGCTCCGAAAAGCGCAGACGTTTTGTGGGTGTGCTCCGGGATGTCACCCTGGCCCAAAAGGCCAACCGGGCTCTGCTGCAAAGTGAAATGCGATTCCGGGAGCTGTTTGAACTGGCCCCCGTCCCCCTCTGTCTTCTGGCCACCGATGGCCGGATTACGGCAATTAACCGCAGATGGACCCAGCTCTTGGGTTATACTCTGGAAGATATTCCCCACATCAGAGACTGGTGGGAAAAAGCCTATCCGGACCCGGACTACCGGAAAAAAGCCATGGCACTATGGCATAAAGGAATGGATCATCTTGCCACAACCGGCGAAGAGCTTCGTCCAACAGAACTTACCATCTGCTGCAGGAACAAAGAAAGCCGCAACCTTCTGGTGGGTGGAGCCATGGTGGGTGAGGACCTCATGATCAGCTTCTATGATGTAACCGAACAGCGCAAAGCGCAGCAGGCACTGGAAAGCCTCAATACCAGCCTGGAAAGCCGGGTTGAAGAAAGAACCATGGCACTCCGGACAGCACTGGAAAACCTTCGACTTACCCAGACCGAACTGGTCCGTTCTGAAAAGCTCGCGGGTCTGGGATCCCTTGTAGCCGGGGTTGCCCATGAACTCAATACTCCCATCGGCAATGCCGTTATGGTAGCCAGCACCCTGAAAGACCTGACCCGGCAGTTTCAGACCGCCTGTGCCGAAGGACTGAAACGCTCCGTTCTGGAACATTTCATCAACCGGTGGCAGGAAGCAGGAGAAATCATTGAACGAAATCTTTTCAGGGCGGCGGAGCTGATTGCAGGCTTCAAGCAGGTAGCCGTGGATCAGTCCAGCTACCAGCGCAGAACCTTTGAACTGGGCGAAGTGTTGCATGAGCTGCGTCTCACCCTCAGCCCCACCCTGAAACGCAACAGGGTGGAGCTCAAAGATGATGCTGACCCGGGCATTTACATGGACAGCTATCCCGGCCCCCTTACTCAGGTATTGATGAATATCGTCAATAATGCCGTTATCCATGCTTTTGAAGGAGGGGCAGAAGGTCGTGTCCGCATTGAAGGACGGGCCATTGACAGTGACAACGTACGCATCAGGGTCACAGACAACGGCTGCGGTATCCAGCCGGAAAATCTTACGCGTATTTTCGATCCTTTTTTTACAACCCGGCTGGGAAAAGGCGGCTCCGGCCTGGGCCTGCATATCGTTTATTCTCTGGTGAGTGAGCTTCTCGGCGGCAGTGTGCGCATGGAAAGCACGCCGGGAAGGGGCAGTACCCTCATTATGGATCTGCCCCTCCACGCTCCAGGCCATCCCCAGCAAGAAAACCAGGGCTCCGGATCCATCACAGCGGACACACGAGGTCACCATGAATGA